Proteins from a single region of Megalopta genalis isolate 19385.01 chromosome 3, iyMegGena1_principal, whole genome shotgun sequence:
- the LOC143259073 gene encoding tyrosine-protein phosphatase 99A isoform X9 — protein MSWARIFSAAQLAAAVAVILRILLASADPIAYTDEQTYEQTTYTVPVSSTENDSDIYRAPTKPLNLSSHDITSTTIELSWSEPERANGIISGYRIYYMQANCTDVQMYKTDNYDGSIIEFVLKELKPNTKYEIWVKAYTWKNEGEPSDHIIRQTDIAGPGAPLILNVSCQTHDSVYIQWARPSIFWGSIDYYFIKYRIENDNRYEEIEVLTEKDHLESATIIPNLTMNTVYEIVVHGGTRSAIDNQLIIAGEDSIPRKVRATRDCDKVPPLLPHSTRKFSSGVIAGMVCACLAVMLMITSFVLWKPCLRPIFRKCFHTAYYFLGYPPRSAPMLQEWENTEQDGERTAVAIQKFVQHVARLHADSDIGFSKEFEFIESETDEFPAKNSLYVENQPKNRYVNIFAYDHTRVQLLSCDGGPPKKGHDYVNANYIDGWQRARAYIGTQGPLPSTFDGFWRMVWEQRVSIIVMITNLVERGRKKCDMYWPKKGSETYGYIQVTLLREDVMATYTIRTLQIRHLKPMPQVKKRKNGVNMGERIIWQYHYTGWPDHGVPEHPLPVLSFIRKSSNANPAEAGPIVVHCSAGVGRTGTYIVIDAMLKQAKCKNEVNVFGFLKHIRTQRKFLVQTEQQYVFIHHALQEAIESGETNIEENNLMQYVQDMLSPNNANTDAWNSMEAQYKLVTSWKPKEENLESALKPYNLHKNRNQEVVSIETARVHLTPKPGVDGSDYINATWIAGFHRNREFIITQHPMENTIMEFWQIMWDYNAQTVVMLTECNDEYPEFWPTEGNDLESETFRVRFCGIKETAGGMILREVAVRSLQDDYELSAKIVQGPRSHPCFWPHNTNPQPLVTLIHDLHRDYQNGPIVVMDRYGGVEAAVFVLLITLNKQLEFEKSADIYMFAKLLYMKRPGVFRTKEDYMLLYQCLEATLSSKGHDEPDLYSMANGHVSTMTDPSDVPTLSMQHMQMDYSPKPTMIREYATVEVNTMADYTVPIRVEHSMEPCSSRSSESCLSTHAGNEHEKSIVMTHRNVSYHNHPGSVSVIVDANGYVTNGSMRVPPEGMEASCKMLPQ, from the exons ATTGTCATGGTCCGAGCCCGAGAGAGCCAATGGGATCATTTCCGGTTATCGCATCTATTACATGCAAGCCAACTGCACCGACGTTCAGATGTACAAGACCGACAACTACGATGGCTCCATCATCGAGTTCGTCTTAAAGGAACTGA AACCCAACACCAAGTACGAAATATGGGTGAAGGCGTACACATGGAAGAACGAGGGCGAGCCTTCGGATCACATAATTCGGCAAACGGACATCGCTGGACCCGGAGCACCGTTGATCTTGAATGTGAGCTGCCAGACCCACGACTCTGTGTACATCCAATGGGCCAGGCCGAGCATCTTTTGGGGCTCGATCGACTACTATTTCATCAAGTACCGGATCGAGAACGACAACCGTTACGAGGAGATCGAAGTGCTTACCGAGAAAGACCACCTTGAGAGCGCA ACAATCATACCGAACTTGACGATGAACACGGTTTACGAGATCGTGGTACACGGAGGCACGCGGAGCGCCATCGACAACCAACTGATCATCGCCGGAGAAGATTCCATCCCACGGAAGGTGCGCGCCACGCGCGATTGCGACAAAGTTCCACCATTGTTGCCCCACAGCACCAGAAAGTTCAGCAGCGGAGTGATCGCCGGAATGGTCTGCGCTTGTCTAGCGGTGATGCTGATGATAACATCCTTCGTCTTGTGGAA GCCTTGCCTGAGGCCAATTTTCAGGAAATGCTTCCACACCGCTTACTACTTCCTCGGCTATCCGCCACGGAGCGCGCCCATGCTTCAGGAATGGGAGAACACCGAACAGGACGGCGAACGCACCGCCGTTGCCATACAGAAATTCGTGCAGCACGTTGCCAGACTCCATGCAGACAGCGACATCGGGTTCAGCAAGGAGTTTGAGTTCATCGAATCGGAGACCGACGAGTTCCCTGCGAAGAACTCGCTCTACGTCGAGAACCAGCCGAAGAACCGATACGTGAACATATTCGCCT ACGATCATACGAGAGTGCAACTGTTATCATGCGACGGTGGTCCACCCAAGAAAGGTCATGATTATGTGAATGCGAATTACATCGATGGCTGGCAACGTGCTCGCGCTTATATCGGAACACAGGGTCCTCTACCGTCAACATTTGATGGATTCTGGCGTATGGTGTGGGAACAAAGAGTGTCTATTATCGTAATGATCACCAATCTCGTTGAACGTGGACGC AAAAAATGTGATATGTACTGGCCTAAGAAGGGATCCGAGACTTACGGTTACATCCAAGTGACCCTGCTGAGGGAAGACGTGATGGCGACCTATACCATTCGCACCCTCCAGATCCGTCATCTAAAG CCTATGCCACAGGTGAAGAAACGGAAGAACGGCGTGAACATGGGCGAACGAATCATCTGGCAATACCATTACACCGGTTGGCCGGACCACGGAGTGCCGGAGCATCCTCTGCCGGTCTTGAGCTTCATTCGAAAATCTTCCAACGCCAATCCCGCGGAAGCTGGACCGATCGTCGTCCACTGCAG TGCCGGAGTCGGACGCACCGGCACTTACATCGTGATAGACGCCATGCTGAAGCAGGCGAAGTGCAAGAACGAAGTGAACGTGTTCGGATTCTTGAAGCATATCCGCACCCAGCGAAAATTCTTGGTCCAGACCGAGCAGCAGTACGTGTTCATCCATCATGCTCTGCAAGAGGCTATCGAGAGCGGCGAGACCAACATCGAGGAGAACAATCTCATGCAATACGTACAGGACATGTTGAGCCCGAACAACGCCAACACCGACGCGTGGAACAGCATGGAGGCACAGTACAAA TTGGTAACTTCTTGGAAACCGAAGGAGGAGAACCTGGAATCCGCGCTCAAACCCTACAACCTCCACAAGAATCGCAATCAAGAAGTTGTCTCTATCGAGACTGCTCGAGTTCACCTAACACCGAAGCCAGGAGTCGACGGAAGCGATTACATCAACGCCACGTGGATCGCTG GTTTCCACCGCAATCGAGAATTCATTATCACTCAACACCCCATGGAAAACACGATCATGGAATTCTGGCAGATCATGTGGGACTATAACGCGCAAACCGTGGTCATGTTAACCGAATGCAATGAT GAATATCCCGAATTTTGGCCGACCGAAGGAAACGATTTAGAGTCGGAGACCTTCCGCGTTCGATTCTGCGGAATTAAGGAAACCGCGGGTGGAATGATCCTCCGCGAGGTTGCAGTCCGATCCCTGCAAGACGATTACGAACTGAGTGCCAAAATTGTCCAAGGGCCGCGATCTCATCCCTGTTTCTGGCCCCATAACACGAACCCGCAGCCACTTGTTACTTTGATCCATGACTTGCACCGTGACTACCAAAACGGTCCTATCGTCGTGATGGATAG GTATGGCGGTGTTGAAGCTGCCGTCTTCGTTCTCCTTATCACCCTGAACAAGCAGCTGGAGTTTGAGAAGAGCGCCGACATCTATATGTTCGCGAAGCTGTTGTACATGAAGAGACCCGGTGTCTTCCGAACGAAG GAGGATTACATGCTGTTGTACCAATGCCTAGAGGCTACGCTATCGTCGAAAGGCCACGATGAGCCAGATCTGTACAGTATGGCGAACGGCCACGTGTCCACCATGACAGACCCTTCTGACGTGCCGACCTTGTCCATGCAGCACATGCAGATGGACTATTCACCGAAACCGACGATGATTCGCGAGTACGCAACGGTCGAAGTCAACACCATGGCCGATTACACGGTGCCGATCCGAGTGGAACACTCGATGGAGCCGTGCAGTAGCAGAAGCAGCGAGAGCTGTTTGTCGACGCACGCCGGCAACGAGCATGAGAAAAGTATCGTGATGACCCACCGGAACGTCAGTTATCACAATCATCCGGGAAGCGTTTCTGTGATCGTTGACGCGAACGGGTACGTCACCAACGGCAGCATGCGCGTACCACCAGAAGGTATGGAGGCGAGTTGCAAGATGTTGCCTCAATGA